From one Dermacentor silvarum isolate Dsil-2018 chromosome 3, BIME_Dsil_1.4, whole genome shotgun sequence genomic stretch:
- the LOC119446527 gene encoding LOW QUALITY PROTEIN: RRP15-like protein (The sequence of the model RefSeq protein was modified relative to this genomic sequence to represent the inferred CDS: deleted 1 base in 1 codon), with translation MAARSLDDESEHSADEQRPALASDSDESTAEGNEAWADVLGKLLHTKAPRTKTPILFKAKKDGQPTRQKPATVLEIVGEEGEVKEAGDTELPDEPEFLSKRELRERKEKKRQWEEMSRIKPVHDEVEKRLRSIATRGVVQLFNAVKTHQKEVDEKLRAAGQSETKRDKVLKSFSKGAFLDMLKEKKEKSSDKQQSWGVLRDDFMLGAEMKDWDKEEEVAS, from the exons atggcggcgcgCAGCTTAG ACGATGAGTCTGAGCACAGTGCCGACGAACAGCGGCCGGCTCTCGCCAGCGATTCCGATGAGTCCACAGCAGAAGGCAACGAGGCCTGGGCTGACGTGCTGGGCAAGCTCCTGCATACCAAGGCGCCCAGGACAAAGACTCCCATCCTTTTCAAAGCGAAGAAGGATGGACAGCCCACACGCCAAAAGCCGGCCACCGTCCTTGAAATTGTGGGAGAGGAAGGCGAAGTGAAAGAAGCAGGAGACACAG AACTGCCTGACGAGCCCGAGTTTCTGTCCAAACGGGAACTTcgggaaaggaaagaaaag AAGCGGCAGTGGGAGGAAATGAGCAGGATAAAACCGGTGCACGATGAAGTTGAAAAACGGTTAAGAAGCATTGCCACGAG AGGTGTTGTACAGCTCTTCAATGCCGTCAAGACTCACCAAAAGGAAGTCGACGAGAAGCTCCGTGCTGCTGGCCAGTCAGAGACCAAGAGAGATAAAGTGTTGAAGTCTTTCAGCAAGGGTGCCTTCCTGGATATGCTTAAGGAAAAGAAG GAAAAATCCTCTGACAAACAGCAGTCTTGGGGAGTGCTTCGAGACGACTTCATGCTTGGTGCTGAGATGAAGGACTGGGATAAGGAGGAAGAAGTAGCCTCTTAG